A single genomic interval of uncultured Sphaerochaeta sp. harbors:
- the mglC gene encoding galactose/methyl galactoside ABC transporter permease MglC, translated as MRTQAIGSFLFGKKSLKEFVMDKAIFLVLLMLVIVIAIINPRILRVQVLRDILMMSSTKIIMALGMMFVILTGGVDLGGGRMVGMAAVISASMLQTSDYVRRFYPEMGQVPLLLPILLAVIVGTIFGMMNGMIVAKFKVPAFIATLSSMLIIYGVNSIYFNMPPNNSQPIGGLRPDFTYLGSGSIGFIPVIVIFAAIVSIIVWFILNKTVFGKNVYAVGGNPEAAAVSGINITKTLVGLFGLCGFLISLSGVLEAARTGGATNNYGNGYELDAIASCVVGGVSTTGGVGTVSGVIAGVIIFSFINYGLTFVGVNPYWQNIIKGIIIVSAVSFDIRKYVQKK; from the coding sequence ATGCGTACGCAAGCGATAGGTAGTTTCCTCTTTGGTAAAAAGAGTTTGAAAGAGTTTGTGATGGACAAGGCAATCTTCCTCGTCCTGCTTATGTTGGTTATTGTGATCGCCATCATCAATCCCCGTATCCTGAGAGTACAGGTACTTAGGGATATCCTGATGATGAGCTCGACCAAGATCATCATGGCCCTCGGCATGATGTTCGTAATCCTCACTGGTGGCGTTGACCTCGGTGGTGGGCGTATGGTGGGTATGGCAGCGGTAATCTCCGCCTCCATGCTCCAGACTTCTGATTATGTCAGGCGTTTCTATCCAGAAATGGGTCAGGTTCCCTTGCTCCTACCCATTCTGTTGGCCGTAATTGTTGGGACAATTTTTGGGATGATGAATGGAATGATTGTGGCTAAGTTCAAGGTACCTGCCTTTATTGCCACGCTCTCGTCGATGTTGATCATCTATGGAGTCAACTCAATCTATTTCAATATGCCCCCGAACAACAGCCAGCCCATCGGCGGACTACGTCCTGATTTCACCTATCTCGGGTCTGGGTCCATCGGGTTTATACCGGTGATTGTCATCTTCGCCGCCATTGTATCGATTATTGTCTGGTTCATACTCAACAAGACAGTCTTTGGAAAGAATGTCTATGCAGTAGGTGGAAATCCAGAGGCTGCAGCGGTTTCCGGTATCAACATCACCAAGACCTTGGTTGGGTTGTTCGGTTTGTGTGGTTTCCTGATCTCCCTCTCAGGTGTACTTGAAGCTGCAAGAACCGGAGGAGCAACCAACAACTATGGAAATGGCTATGAGCTTGATGCCATCGCAAGTTGTGTTGTTGGCGGTGTATCGACTACTGGAGGGGTAGGAACGGTCAGTGGTGTTATTGCCGGTGTCATTATCTTCAGTTTCATCAACTATGGTCTGACCTTCGTTGGTGTGAACCCCTACTGGCAGAATATCATCAAGGGAATCATTATTGTATCTGCGGTCTCCTTTGATATCAGGAAGTACGTACAGAAGAAATAG
- a CDS encoding substrate-binding domain-containing protein, with the protein MKRTILLLLIPLLLFSSCSKKQQDTDTPYRIAVITMMQGGEFWGALKNGARSARLATGAVLEFFAPVNESDYAGQVAFVEEAIEQGFDAIILSPSHHTQLEQVVSKARSAGIKVVLADTGLLQVDPDFLITADYQLIGKQVAEHAFSHFGEEEPINALIIGSLPNTTSMRDLIGSLESAFLQRKNAHINTIAYSFSSEILARDTVANAIEADPSINLIFALEEYTAHGVAAALSPKHEIHFIAFGNTQHEIQLLEAEVIDALVVVNSFNLGYRSVLSAVELLEGKKPAHKLVDFALVTKESMFSEEHQHLLFQTFQ; encoded by the coding sequence ATGAAACGAACAATCCTTCTCCTGTTGATACCCTTGCTCCTGTTCTCAAGCTGTTCAAAGAAACAGCAGGACACCGATACGCCTTACCGTATTGCAGTGATTACCATGATGCAGGGAGGAGAATTCTGGGGGGCGCTGAAGAATGGAGCCCGTAGTGCAAGACTGGCGACAGGGGCGGTACTGGAGTTCTTTGCGCCGGTCAATGAATCAGATTACGCTGGCCAGGTAGCCTTCGTAGAGGAAGCAATCGAACAAGGATTCGATGCAATCATCCTTTCCCCGAGCCATCATACACAACTGGAGCAAGTGGTGAGCAAAGCTCGATCTGCCGGTATCAAGGTGGTGCTGGCAGACACCGGGCTCTTACAGGTAGACCCGGATTTCCTTATCACCGCTGATTACCAATTGATCGGAAAGCAAGTTGCTGAACACGCCTTCAGCCACTTCGGTGAAGAAGAACCCATCAATGCCCTGATCATCGGCTCCTTGCCGAATACCACCAGCATGAGAGATCTTATCGGTTCCCTTGAATCAGCATTCCTGCAAAGGAAGAACGCACACATCAACACAATTGCCTACAGCTTCTCTTCAGAGATTCTGGCACGCGATACTGTTGCAAATGCAATCGAAGCTGATCCCTCGATCAACCTCATATTTGCCTTGGAGGAGTATACAGCTCATGGTGTTGCTGCAGCACTCTCTCCAAAGCATGAGATTCATTTCATTGCCTTCGGCAATACCCAGCATGAGATACAACTCCTTGAGGCTGAGGTAATCGATGCCTTGGTTGTCGTAAACTCATTCAACCTGGGGTATCGCAGTGTCCTCTCAGCAGTGGAACTCTTGGAGGGCAAAAAGCCAGCACATAAGCTGGTGGACTTTGCACTCGTGACCAAGGAGTCCATGTTCAGTGAAGAGCACCAGCACCTACTTTTCCAGACATTCCAGTGA
- a CDS encoding sensor histidine kinase, with amino-acid sequence MKKEKQPYSIMTLLTFAIAVVSISFTLLISAILYSQFSSQIRENATVSTREIVRQVNANLSYYTNDILTIATYARDLAKQTNILPREEIENRLRSIVDSRQDIVCLVLFDFEGETLLSTSDAPRRPTEEIIGQTWFTRAIGGEGNFYFTGPHVQQLFTSSYPWVITYSQQISYTNKQGELSQGLLLIDMNFWAVSELCQSAKLGSSGYVYFIDNNGKIVYHPFQQLINSDLFNEDLESVQEHIFGTFTNTFEGRERLVIIDTVNNARWRIVGVAYMDELMAGLEQYTTVMFIILAFCIITTILIARTVSAYISRPIKELERLMNSVERGDFSSPPTVGGNQEVAALSQTFAVMVQRIRQLMDDIVKSQEMKRKFELDALQAKINPHFLYNTLDSVVWMAEQNDTNGVITMVTALARLFRISISKGRDIITLGEELEHVRNYLIIQQIRYRDKFQFSIDLEPGIENLPTIKLIIQPIVENAIYHGIKYLQEMGYIDIKVFKKKPGAVIIEIRDNGVGMDEQRLNTILSMSSPSQKNGAGIGVRNVHQRIQLYYGSDYGLEISSELDEGTLVRLVIPEQDPIQPIKVVHR; translated from the coding sequence ATGAAGAAAGAGAAACAGCCGTACTCCATCATGACCCTCCTGACCTTTGCTATTGCGGTAGTTTCCATCTCCTTCACGCTCCTGATTTCTGCAATCCTTTACAGCCAGTTCTCATCCCAGATCAGGGAGAATGCAACCGTCTCAACAAGAGAGATTGTTCGGCAGGTAAATGCCAATCTGAGTTACTACACCAACGACATTCTCACCATCGCAACCTATGCCCGCGATCTTGCCAAACAAACCAATATACTTCCCAGGGAAGAGATTGAAAATCGTCTACGGTCCATCGTTGACAGCCGCCAGGACATTGTCTGCCTTGTCCTCTTCGACTTTGAAGGAGAGACACTGCTCTCCACCAGCGATGCCCCACGCCGTCCAACAGAGGAGATCATAGGCCAGACTTGGTTTACAAGGGCGATTGGAGGAGAAGGAAACTTCTACTTCACCGGCCCTCATGTGCAACAGCTGTTCACCTCCAGTTACCCATGGGTCATCACCTACAGCCAACAGATCAGCTACACCAACAAACAGGGAGAGCTCAGCCAAGGACTGCTCCTCATTGACATGAATTTCTGGGCGGTAAGTGAGCTTTGCCAAAGTGCAAAACTCGGGTCCAGTGGATATGTCTACTTCATAGACAATAATGGGAAAATCGTGTACCACCCCTTCCAACAATTAATTAATTCGGATCTGTTCAACGAAGATCTGGAGTCAGTCCAGGAACATATATTCGGAACCTTCACCAATACCTTTGAAGGAAGGGAACGCCTGGTAATCATAGATACCGTAAACAACGCTCGATGGAGAATAGTCGGGGTAGCGTATATGGATGAGTTGATGGCAGGACTCGAGCAGTACACCACCGTTATGTTCATCATCCTTGCCTTCTGTATCATCACCACCATTCTCATCGCCCGTACTGTTTCTGCCTATATCAGCCGACCGATCAAGGAGCTGGAAAGGTTGATGAACAGTGTGGAGCGTGGCGACTTCTCATCCCCACCTACGGTTGGGGGAAACCAGGAAGTTGCAGCGCTCAGCCAGACATTTGCCGTGATGGTGCAACGTATCAGGCAACTGATGGATGACATCGTCAAAAGCCAGGAGATGAAACGCAAGTTCGAGCTTGATGCACTCCAGGCAAAGATCAATCCACATTTCCTTTACAATACCCTCGACTCGGTGGTTTGGATGGCTGAACAGAATGATACCAATGGTGTCATTACCATGGTAACTGCACTGGCAAGACTCTTCAGGATATCAATCAGCAAGGGAAGGGACATCATCACCCTCGGTGAAGAGTTGGAACATGTGAGAAATTATCTCATCATCCAACAGATTCGTTATCGAGACAAATTCCAGTTCTCCATCGATCTGGAACCTGGAATTGAGAACCTTCCTACCATCAAGTTGATCATCCAGCCAATCGTGGAGAATGCCATCTATCATGGCATCAAGTACCTGCAGGAGATGGGATATATCGATATCAAGGTATTCAAGAAAAAACCAGGCGCGGTGATTATCGAAATCAGGGACAACGGAGTTGGTATGGATGAGCAGAGACTGAATACCATACTCAGCATGTCCAGTCCCTCGCAAAAGAATGGTGCCGGAATTGGGGTAAGAAATGTGCATCAAAGAATCCAACTGTACTATGGATCGGACTATGGTCTGGAAATATCCAGCGAACTGGACGAGGGAACACTGGTAAGACTGGTTATCCCTGAGCAGGATCCCATACAGCCAATCAAGGTGGTACACCGATGA